The genomic stretch TGGGACGACCCGGCCGACGGCGTCGTGCGTTACCCCGGCGTGCCCCAGGGCTACTCGATCTACATCAACGGCAGCCGGGCGGCCACGGTGTCGTCGCTGGTGCCGTTCACCTGGGACCCGGCCACCGGTGCCGTCACCACCAGCGGCACCGTCACCCACAACGTCGCCGTCCCCGCCCTCCAGTCGCCCACGCAGGTGAACCACACCAGCGCCCGCATGGTCGACCTGCTCGCCAAGGCCGGCGTCGACCTGACCGCCAACCTGACGAACCTCGCCGCCGACGCCACCCCCACCGCCTCCACCACCGCCTCGGGCAGCACCACGGCGGGGGCGAAGGACGGGTTCCCGATCAACGAGCCGTTCTGGGGCGGCACCACCGCCGGGCAGGACTGGTACGAGCTGAACTTCGGCGCGGCCCGCACGTTCAACGAGGTCCGGCTCTACTTCAAGGACAGCCGCCCGGCCAGCTCCACCTACCGGGCCCCGGCCTCCTACACCGTCCAGTACCACAACGGCAGTGCCTGGGTGGACGTGCCCAGCCAGGCCAAGACCCCGGCCACGCCGCGGGCCAACTACAACGTGGTGCAGTTCTCCGCCGTCAGCGCACAGCGGATGCGGGTGCTGGCCACGGCCGCCTCCGGAGCCAGGACCGGGCTCACCGAGATCAAGGTCTTCAACCGGGGCGGGGTCCAGCCGGAACCCAACCCCAACCTGGCGCTGCAGGCCACGCCGTCGGCGTCGTACACCTCCTCGTGGGAGAGCGTCGCGGCCGTCAACGACGGGATCGACCCGCCGTCGTCCAACGACACCGTGAACCCGCGCTGGGGCTGCTGGCCGCAGACCGGGCAGCAGTGGGTGGACCTGACCTGGTCCTCGGCGCGCACGCTCAACCGGGCCCAGGTGTACTTCTTCGACGACGACCAGGGCATCGACATGCCGGCGTCGTGGAAGCTGCAGTACTGGAACGGCAGCGCGTACGTGGACGTGCCCGGCGCGTCGGCGTACACGCTGACGAAGAACGCCTACAACAACGTCACCTTCACCGCCACGAGCACGACCCGGCTGCGGGTGCTGCTCACCGGCAACGGCAGCAGCTCCGTAGGCCTCCTGGAGGTCAAGGCCTACGGAACGTGATGCGTCGAGCCGGAAGGGCCGCTCGCGCCCTTCCGGCTCGCTGCCCGCTAGAGGTGGCGGCCCGCTCCCGCGCCCGCCGGGACCAGGGCCTTGAGCGCGTGGGCCGGGTGCACCTTGCCGACCAGCGCCGGGGTCCAGCCGGCGTCCGTGCCGAGAGCGGTGCCGTTGGCCTCGTTGCAGGCGGCCACCAGATCGGCCGGGGCGCCGTCGACCAGGTTGTCCTTGGCGGTGATCACGGTGCCGCCGAACACCGACAGGACCTTCGCCGCCGCGATGCCGTCGAAGGCGTTGCTCTCGGCGTAGACCTTCGAGCCGAAGCCCACGCCGATGCTGTACCCGTGCGTGGCGCCGCCCGTGTAGTAGTTGTTGTAGACGTGCACCTGGCCGAAGCGCACCCGGGGCGTGCGCTGGCCGAGGCCCTCGAAGTAGTTGTGGTGCAGCGTGACCTTCAGCTTGTCCGCTTCGGCGTACCTGGTGGGGTTGTCGGTGTTGCCGATCAGCGTCACCTTGTCGTGGCCGCTGAGGTGGTTCCAGGAGAGGGTCACGTAGTTCGCGCCGCGCACCACGTCCAGGAGCCCGTCGTGGACCTGGTACGGGCGGCCGAAGTAGAGCGGCTGGCCGGAGTCCGGGTTGTCGCCGTCGTTGAGCGTGTTGTGGTCCAGCCAGACGTGGGTGGAGCCGGACACCTCGACGTTGTCGAACGAGGCGTTCCAGTTGCCCTCCGCGCCGTCCGTCGGGTCCCACTGCGGGAAACAGTCCGAGGTGTCGGTGATGGTCAGGTTGCGGACGATGACGTTGTCGGCGTTGTTGATGCGAAGGCCGAAGCTCTTCAGCGCGGCGTCCCGGCCCGCGCCGACCAGGGTGACGTTGGAGCCGATCGTCACCGTGACGTGGGCGGCCATCTTGTTGTACGACGCCCGCCGCGCGTCCTCCAGCGGCCCTGACGGCACGCTGGTCCTGCCCCACACCGCCGGGTCGTACGCGGCCAGGTAGGCGGGCAGGCTGTAGCCGTTGACCGCGTAGTCCGCGCACGTCAGCGGGGCGCCGGAGTCGTCGGTGTCGGCGTCGATCGCGCCCTTCACATAGATGATCTTGGGCGTGTTGTCGGCCGGGTCGCCGAGCGCGGCCCGCAACTGCGCCCTGGTCGAGACGACGTGCACGTTCTCCGGCCGGGCCGCCGAGCCGCCCGTGGTGCCGGTGGTGGCCGCCGCCCAGCCGTCATTGCGGGGGAGGACCTCCCGGCCGAGGCCGTGCCCGGGGTGCGGGCGGTGACGGCGCACGGGGTTCCAGCCATCCGTGCCCGCCAGGTAGCGCTGCGGCGTGAACGCGTCGGCCTGCTCGGGGGCGAGCTGCGGCCGGTTCTCGTTGACCGTCACGCCCGGGCCGTGGTTGCGGTATTCGGACAGCCGGGCCTCCCGCCAGTTCAAACCGGACATGTCGGTCCAGGGCGCGTCCTTGAACTGCTGTCCCAGCCACGACTCCCGCACCAGCACCTGCCCGCGGGCCGTCGCCGACCCGCCGGCCGGCCACGGGCGGCCCAGATGGTACGTGCGCGCCGGGGCGTTGCTGGTCAGGTGGCTGCGGTAGATCAGGAAGCCGTACGGGTTGCTCAGCTCCGTGCTGGCCGCGGTGACGTAGCCGTTGTTGTCCGCGCTCCCGCGGTTGAGCGCCTTGATCACGCAGTTGTCGAAGACGGCGGTGGCGCGGCCGAAGATGAAGTCGACGTCGCCCTCGACGTGGCAGTCGCGGAAATACTGCCGGGCGGTCGTGGTGGCGGACGGGGTGTTGGCGTAGAGGGTGTCCTGGTTGCCGATGAACCTGACGTTCTCGTACACCTGCCGGTCGCCTGTCGTGCGCACCGCCACGGCCTGGCTGTTGCCCTTGGCGGCCTCGTCGTAGGAGTTCTCGAAGGTGAGGTTGCGGGCCGTGAAGTCGGGGGCGCTGATCACGTACGAGGCGCTGCCCGAGGTGCCGTACGTGCCCGAGCCGTCCGGTTTGGGGGTGGAGGCCGAGGCGTCGAACGTGAGCACCACCTCGCGCGGGTCCCTGGTGTCGCCCACCAGCGAGATGTGCGGCTTGTCGGCGGGGATGACCACTTGCTGCTTGTACGTGCCCTTGCGGACCAGGATGGTGACCGGCCGGGCGTTGCCGGACGGCACCGCGTCGACGGCCGCCTGCACGGTCGTGTGGTCGCCGGTCCCGTCGGCCGCGACCACGATCGTGGCGCGGCTCTGAGCGGCAGCGGGCGGCGTCATCGCCATCGCGAGCCCTGCCAACGGAATGAGTAACAGAAGTCGCATACGCAACCTCGCAGAGTGTGCGGCAATCGGTTGCAAGAAACGTTCGCGTAATGCCGCTGGCACGTCAATGGATGCAGTAAAACTGCATGTTTGCTGCAACAAGCGGTTGCAGCCACTCTCGCGTCCCTGAGACATCTTGACCGAGTCGGCGCGCCGCATCTACAGTCCGCCTGACATTTATCGGCACATCCCTGAAACTTTCATCTCCAGCCCCGCAGGAGCACTGTGCGCACCCTCCGAGCCCTCGTGGCCGCCGCCCTCTTATGCCTCGTGCCGGTGCTTCCGGCGCACGCCGCGGACCTCACGTACGACTTCGAAGACGGCACGACGCAGGGCTGGGGCCCACGCGGCGGCGGCGTCTCCGTCACGGTCACCACGGACGCGGCGCACGCGGGCGCCAACAGCCTGCTCACCACGGGGCGGACCGCCACCTGGCACGGGGCCTCGATCGCCCCGCCGCTCGTCAAGGGCGTCACCTACCGCGTGACCGCGTACGCGCGGCTGGTCACCGGGCAGCCGGCGAGCACGATCGCGCTGACCGTGCAGCGTACCCCCACCGGCGGCGAGACCACGTACGAGCGCGTCGCGGCGGCCACCGTGACCGACGGCGAGTGGGTGCGGCTGGCGGGCACCTACCTCTTCACCGCCGACTCCACCGACCTCCAGGTCTACGCGGAGAGCTCCGACGCCACCTCCCAGTACTACCTGGACGACATCGTCATCAGCCCGCAGGGCGACCCCACCCGCGAGCCGATCACCACCGACTTCGAGGACGGCACCACGCAGGACTGGTCGCCGCGTGCCGCCGCCACCCTGGAGGCCGGCACGGCCGCCGCCCACGGCGGCGCCCGCAGCCTCGCGGTCTCGGGCCGGTCGGCCTCCTGGGACGGGCCCGCCCTGAACGTGCTCGGCCGGATGGGCAAAGGCGACAAGTACGCCCTGTCGGTATGGGTGCGGCTCGGCCCCGACACCACGGCCGGCCGGCTCGGCCTGTCGATCGAACGGCGCACCGGTGGCACGCCCAGCTACGAGCGCATCGTGCCGCCCAAGGACGTGCCCGCGGGGCAGTGGGTGCAGCTCGCCGGCACGTACACGCTCGCGTACGACGTGGACTTCCTCAGCGTCTACCTCGAGTCCGACAGCGGCGCCTTCTCCTTCTACCTGGACGACTTCGCGATGACCTACATCGAGCCGAAGCCCATCCAGACCGACATCCCAGCGCTCAAGGACGAGGTGCCCTTCATCATGGGGTCGGCGCTCACCAGGCCCGACACGCTCGGCGTGCACGGCCAGCTGCTGGCCAGGCACTTCAACGGCATCACCCCCGGCAACGAGCTGAAGTGGGACGCCACCGAGCCACGGGAGGGCGAGTTCGCCTTCGCCGACGGCGACCATCTGGTGGACTTCGGCGTCGAGCACGACATGACCGTCCGCGGGCACACGCTCGTCTGGCACAGCCAGACCCCGGCGTGGGTGTTCGAAGGGGCGGACGGCAAGGAAGTAGACAAGGAGACCCTGCTGCGGCGACTGGAGAACCACGTCCGCACGCTCGTGACCCGCTACAAGGACAAGATCGCGGTCTGGGACGTGGTCAACGAGGTCATCGACGAGAACCAGCCGGACGGGCTGCGCCGCTCCAAGTGGTACGAGATCGCCGGCCTCGACTACATCCGCACCGCCTTCCGCGTCGCCCGCGAGGCCGACCCGGACGCCAAGCTCTTCATCAACGACTACAACACCGAGTTCCCGCGCAAGCGCGAAGCCCTGTACGCGCTGGTCAAGCAGCTCAAG from Nonomuraea polychroma encodes the following:
- a CDS encoding pectinesterase family protein, with product MRLLLLIPLAGLAMAMTPPAAAQSRATIVVAADGTGDHTTVQAAVDAVPSGNARPVTILVRKGTYKQQVVIPADKPHISLVGDTRDPREVVLTFDASASTPKPDGSGTYGTSGSASYVISAPDFTARNLTFENSYDEAAKGNSQAVAVRTTGDRQVYENVRFIGNQDTLYANTPSATTTARQYFRDCHVEGDVDFIFGRATAVFDNCVIKALNRGSADNNGYVTAASTELSNPYGFLIYRSHLTSNAPARTYHLGRPWPAGGSATARGQVLVRESWLGQQFKDAPWTDMSGLNWREARLSEYRNHGPGVTVNENRPQLAPEQADAFTPQRYLAGTDGWNPVRRHRPHPGHGLGREVLPRNDGWAAATTGTTGGSAARPENVHVVSTRAQLRAALGDPADNTPKIIYVKGAIDADTDDSGAPLTCADYAVNGYSLPAYLAAYDPAVWGRTSVPSGPLEDARRASYNKMAAHVTVTIGSNVTLVGAGRDAALKSFGLRINNADNVIVRNLTITDTSDCFPQWDPTDGAEGNWNASFDNVEVSGSTHVWLDHNTLNDGDNPDSGQPLYFGRPYQVHDGLLDVVRGANYVTLSWNHLSGHDKVTLIGNTDNPTRYAEADKLKVTLHHNYFEGLGQRTPRVRFGQVHVYNNYYTGGATHGYSIGVGFGSKVYAESNAFDGIAAAKVLSVFGGTVITAKDNLVDGAPADLVAACNEANGTALGTDAGWTPALVGKVHPAHALKALVPAGAGAGRHL
- a CDS encoding endo-1,4-beta-xylanase, with the translated sequence MRTLRALVAAALLCLVPVLPAHAADLTYDFEDGTTQGWGPRGGGVSVTVTTDAAHAGANSLLTTGRTATWHGASIAPPLVKGVTYRVTAYARLVTGQPASTIALTVQRTPTGGETTYERVAAATVTDGEWVRLAGTYLFTADSTDLQVYAESSDATSQYYLDDIVISPQGDPTREPITTDFEDGTTQDWSPRAAATLEAGTAAAHGGARSLAVSGRSASWDGPALNVLGRMGKGDKYALSVWVRLGPDTTAGRLGLSIERRTGGTPSYERIVPPKDVPAGQWVQLAGTYTLAYDVDFLSVYLESDSGAFSFYLDDFAMTYIEPKPIQTDIPALKDEVPFIMGSALTRPDTLGVHGQLLARHFNGITPGNELKWDATEPREGEFAFADGDHLVDFGVEHDMTVRGHTLVWHSQTPAWVFEGADGKEVDKETLLRRLENHVRTLVTRYKDKIAVWDVVNEVIDENQPDGLRRSKWYEIAGLDYIRTAFRVAREADPDAKLFINDYNTEFPRKREALYALVKQLKDEGVPIDGVGHQLHLNIEQPPASYVEDTIERFATLAVDQQVTELDVSIYTDFVSSYPSIPPELLVEQGHRYKALFDVFRRQASKLSSVTVWGESDDVSWLNTWPIPRLNAPLLFDHDLQAKPAYWAVVDPSKLPPLVRKLEAPTGTVKVDGKRDLQWDLLPDALLPRVGGVSAGFQARSAPGGLYVLAEVTDPTVSGQDKVTFTVDGTTYTVTRAGGPKAAVRRTTTGYRVEALVKKGTDVDVTVHDAGTAISWTGKVTTAPAVKLTSAPHHTPPVLDGVAEPAWREAPEIRTATWIQGTSGATAKVRSLWHGSVLYVLAQVADPTLSEESPNPWEQDSVEIFVDPGNGKTKGYTDDDGQYRVGFSGRVTVGGTFDAAGVKDNISAVAKVVPGGYVVEAAIKLPTITLAEGTLLGFDIQVNDATGAARTGAVTWNDATKRSYLDTSHWGVLRLRD